In Pseudomonas putida, a genomic segment contains:
- the rlmF gene encoding 23S rRNA (adenine(1618)-N(6))-methyltransferase RlmF — protein sequence MTVKPTLHPRNRHQGRYDFPSLIKAHPDLARFTITNPHGKPSIDFANPEAVRVFNRALLKAQYGIQHWDIPADYLCPPIPGRADYVHVAADLLAADNAGEVPRGSQVRALDVGVGANCIYPLLGHSDYRWRFLGSDIDPLALATAKAIVQSNGLGKAIGLRQQANRTHILSGLLDADERFELTLCNPPFHASREEATRGSQRKWKNLGKQDPKRKLPVLNFGGQNNELWCEGGEIRFVTQLVGESVQYAAQVLWFTSLVSKASNLPGIEAAAKKAGAKAVRVVEMGQGQKQSRMFAWSFHDDQARLAWLARGKTQA from the coding sequence ATGACCGTGAAACCCACCCTGCATCCGCGCAACCGCCACCAGGGTCGCTACGACTTCCCCAGCCTGATCAAGGCCCACCCTGATCTGGCGCGCTTCACCATCACCAACCCCCACGGCAAACCCAGCATCGACTTCGCCAACCCCGAGGCCGTTCGGGTGTTCAACCGCGCCCTGCTCAAGGCCCAATACGGCATCCAGCATTGGGACATCCCCGCCGACTACCTGTGCCCGCCGATTCCCGGACGCGCCGACTATGTCCACGTCGCCGCCGACCTACTGGCCGCAGACAATGCCGGCGAGGTCCCCAGAGGCTCACAGGTGCGCGCCCTGGACGTAGGCGTCGGTGCCAACTGCATCTACCCCTTGCTCGGCCACAGCGACTATCGCTGGCGCTTCCTGGGCTCGGACATCGACCCACTGGCCCTGGCCACGGCCAAGGCCATCGTCCAGTCCAACGGCCTGGGCAAGGCCATCGGCCTGCGCCAGCAAGCCAACCGCACGCATATCCTCAGCGGCCTGCTCGATGCCGACGAGCGCTTCGAGTTGACCCTGTGCAACCCGCCGTTCCATGCCTCACGCGAGGAGGCCACCCGCGGCAGCCAGCGCAAATGGAAAAACCTCGGCAAGCAGGACCCCAAGCGCAAGCTACCGGTGCTGAACTTCGGCGGACAGAACAACGAACTGTGGTGTGAAGGGGGCGAGATTCGCTTCGTCACCCAACTGGTCGGCGAAAGCGTGCAGTACGCAGCCCAGGTGTTGTGGTTCACCAGCCTGGTGTCCAAGGCCAGCAACCTGCCCGGCATCGAGGCCGCGGCGAAAAAAGCCGGTGCCAAGGCTGTGCGCGTCGTCGAGATGGGCCAGGGGCAGAAGCAGAGCCGCATGTTCGCCTGGAGCTTTCATGACGACCAGGCGCGCCTGGCGTGGCTTGCCCGGGGCAAAACGCAGGCATGA
- a CDS encoding HU family DNA-binding protein encodes MALTKDQLVADIAESISAPKATAKNALEQLGQIVADQLENGAEITLPGIGKLKVSERPARTGRNPSTGAAIEIAAKKVVKFVPAKVLTDAINK; translated from the coding sequence ATGGCATTGACTAAAGACCAACTGGTTGCCGACATCGCCGAATCGATCTCCGCGCCTAAAGCCACCGCCAAGAACGCTCTGGAGCAACTGGGCCAGATCGTTGCCGACCAGCTGGAAAACGGCGCTGAAATCACTCTGCCAGGCATCGGCAAGCTGAAAGTCTCCGAGCGTCCTGCCCGTACCGGCCGCAACCCTTCGACTGGCGCCGCCATCGAAATCGCTGCCAAGAAAGTCGTCAAGTTCGTCCCAGCCAAAGTGCTGACCGACGCCATCAACAAGTAA
- the yejK gene encoding nucleoid-associated protein YejK yields MPIRHCIVHLIDKKPDGSPAVLHARDTELGQSDAIENLLADLNDSYNAKQGKAWGFFHGESGAYPLSGWLKQYLDAETDFAAFSRVAVEHLQKLMEESNLSTGGHILFAHYQQGMTEYLAIALLHHSEGVAVNAELDVTPSRHLDLGQLHLAARINLSEWKNNQASKQYISFIKGKNGKKVSDYFRDFIGCQEGVDGPGETRTLLKAFSDFVESEDLPEEAAREKTQTLVEYATTQTKLGEPVTLEELSSLIDEDRPKAFYDHIRNKDYGLSPEIPADKRTLNQFRRFTGRAEGLSISFEAHLLGDKVEYDEAAGTLIIKGLPTQLVDQLKRRKD; encoded by the coding sequence ATGCCAATCCGTCATTGCATCGTTCACCTGATCGACAAGAAGCCCGATGGCAGCCCCGCCGTGCTCCATGCCCGAGACACCGAACTGGGGCAGTCGGACGCCATCGAGAACCTGCTGGCCGACCTCAACGACAGCTACAACGCCAAGCAAGGCAAGGCCTGGGGATTCTTCCACGGCGAGTCCGGCGCCTACCCGCTGAGCGGCTGGCTGAAGCAGTACCTGGATGCGGAAACCGACTTCGCCGCGTTCAGCCGGGTGGCGGTCGAACACCTGCAGAAGTTGATGGAAGAGTCCAACCTGTCCACCGGCGGGCACATCCTCTTCGCCCATTACCAGCAAGGCATGACCGAGTACCTGGCCATCGCCCTGCTGCACCACAGCGAAGGCGTGGCAGTGAACGCCGAACTGGACGTCACGCCGTCTCGCCATCTCGACCTCGGCCAGTTGCACCTGGCGGCGCGCATCAATCTTTCGGAATGGAAGAACAACCAGGCGTCCAAACAGTACATCTCGTTCATCAAAGGCAAGAACGGCAAGAAAGTATCCGATTACTTCCGCGACTTCATCGGTTGCCAGGAAGGCGTCGACGGCCCAGGTGAAACCCGTACCCTGCTCAAGGCCTTCAGCGACTTCGTCGAAAGCGAGGACCTGCCCGAGGAGGCCGCGCGCGAGAAGACCCAGACCCTGGTCGAGTACGCCACCACCCAGACCAAGCTCGGCGAACCCGTGACCCTGGAAGAGTTGTCGAGCCTGATCGACGAAGACCGCCCCAAGGCGTTCTACGACCATATTCGCAACAAGGACTACGGCCTGTCGCCGGAGATCCCGGCGGATAAACGCACCCTCAACCAGTTCCGCCGCTTCACCGGGCGCGCCGAAGGCCTGTCGATCAGTTTCGAGGCCCATCTGCTGGGCGACAAGGTGGAGTACGACGAGGCCGCGGGCACCTTGATCATCAAGGGGCTGCCAACGCAGTTGGTGGATCAGCTCAAGCGCCGCAAGGACTAG
- a CDS encoding GIY-YIG nuclease family protein, with protein sequence MVSDVSEIQVGKPWYVYLVRAANGSLYCGISDDPQRRFVAHQKGQGARYFKTSPAQALVYVEQWPDKSEALRQERLVKKLRKSAKEALVASYVALG encoded by the coding sequence ATCGTGAGCGACGTATCCGAAATCCAGGTGGGCAAACCCTGGTACGTGTATCTGGTACGAGCCGCCAATGGCTCGTTGTACTGCGGCATCAGCGATGACCCGCAGCGGCGTTTCGTGGCCCACCAGAAGGGGCAGGGCGCACGCTACTTCAAGACCAGCCCGGCGCAGGCGTTGGTCTACGTCGAGCAATGGCCGGACAAGAGCGAGGCGCTGCGCCAGGAGCGCCTGGTGAAGAAGCTGCGCAAGTCGGCCAAGGAGGCGCTGGTGGCCTCCTATGTGGCGCTCGGCTAG
- a CDS encoding nuclear transport factor 2 family protein, which yields MNDANRDLITRFYQAFQRLDAEAMVACYSDDIVFSDPVFGTLRGQDVGDMWRLLTRRAKDFSLTFDQVRADAQSGCARWVATYQFSQTGRTVVNDIQARFVIRDGLICQHDDSFDLWRWSRQALGAPGLLLGWSPLLQNKVRQQAFKGLRAFQQAG from the coding sequence ATGAACGACGCCAACCGTGACCTGATCACCCGCTTCTACCAGGCCTTCCAGCGCCTGGATGCCGAAGCGATGGTGGCCTGCTACAGCGACGATATCGTCTTCAGCGATCCGGTCTTCGGCACCCTGCGCGGCCAGGATGTCGGCGACATGTGGCGCCTGCTGACACGGCGCGCCAAGGACTTCTCGCTGACGTTCGACCAGGTCCGGGCCGATGCCCAGAGCGGGTGTGCACGCTGGGTGGCGACCTACCAGTTCAGCCAGACCGGGCGCACCGTGGTCAACGATATCCAGGCCCGGTTCGTCATCCGTGACGGCTTGATCTGCCAGCACGACGATAGCTTCGACCTGTGGCGCTGGTCGCGACAGGCGTTGGGTGCGCCCGGCCTGTTGCTGGGTTGGTCGCCGCTGTTGCAGAACAAGGTCCGCCAGCAGGCTTTCAAAGGGCTGCGGGCGTTCCAGCAGGCGGGTTAA
- a CDS encoding CynX/NimT family MFS transporter, whose protein sequence is MTESMTRGPRAPASERQIEELLIDAEADDAHVQQPVTPRRPWLLLLGLVLVALNLRPALSSMAPVLGQVSEALGLNASLAGLLTTLPVLCLGLSAPLAPILARRFGSERVIFGILATLALGIVLRSNLGALGVFLGSLLAGASIGIIGVLLPGIVKRDFPRQAGTLTGVYTMALCLGAAMAAGTTVPLTQHFGNSWALGLGFWVVPALLAMLAWLPQARQGHGAHKVAYRVRGLWRDRLAWQVTLYMGLQSSLAYIVFGWLPSILIGRGLSPTQAGLVLSGSVIVQLASSLAAPWLATRGKDQRLAIVVVMLTTLAGLFGCLYAPLSGLWGWAVVLGVGQGGTFALALTLIVLRSKDAHVAANLSSMAQGVGYTLASMGPFAVGLVHDLTGGWAAVGWIYAVLGVGAIVFGLGAGRALHVQVTSEKL, encoded by the coding sequence ATGACTGAATCAATGACCCGCGGCCCCCGTGCGCCTGCATCCGAGCGGCAAATCGAAGAGCTGCTGATAGACGCCGAGGCCGACGATGCGCACGTACAACAGCCAGTGACGCCACGGCGGCCCTGGTTGCTGCTGCTGGGCCTGGTGCTGGTGGCGCTGAACCTGCGCCCGGCGTTGTCGAGCATGGCCCCGGTGCTCGGCCAGGTGTCCGAGGCGCTGGGGCTCAATGCCTCGCTGGCTGGCCTGCTGACCACCTTGCCGGTTTTGTGCCTTGGGCTTTCCGCGCCGTTGGCGCCGATACTGGCACGACGCTTCGGCAGTGAGCGGGTGATCTTCGGGATTCTCGCCACGCTGGCGCTGGGCATCGTCCTGCGCAGCAACCTGGGCGCCCTGGGGGTATTTCTCGGCAGCCTGCTGGCCGGCGCCAGCATCGGTATCATCGGCGTGCTGTTGCCGGGCATCGTCAAACGCGATTTCCCTCGCCAGGCCGGCACGCTGACCGGGGTCTACACCATGGCCTTGTGCCTGGGCGCAGCAATGGCCGCGGGCACCACGGTGCCGCTGACCCAGCATTTCGGCAACAGCTGGGCCCTCGGGCTGGGCTTCTGGGTGGTGCCGGCGCTACTGGCGATGCTGGCCTGGCTGCCCCAGGCACGCCAAGGCCATGGCGCGCACAAGGTGGCTTACCGGGTGCGAGGGCTGTGGCGTGACCGCCTGGCCTGGCAGGTAACCCTGTACATGGGCTTGCAGTCGTCGCTGGCGTATATCGTCTTCGGTTGGTTGCCCTCGATCCTCATCGGCCGGGGCTTGAGCCCTACCCAGGCGGGGCTGGTGCTGTCGGGGTCGGTGATCGTCCAACTGGCCAGCTCGTTGGCTGCGCCTTGGCTGGCAACGCGGGGCAAGGACCAGCGGCTGGCGATCGTGGTGGTGATGCTGACGACCTTGGCGGGGTTGTTCGGCTGCCTGTATGCACCGCTGTCGGGCCTGTGGGGTTGGGCGGTGGTGCTGGGCGTGGGGCAGGGCGGGACGTTCGCCTTGGCCCTGACCTTGATCGTGTTGCGCTCGAAGGATGCCCACGTGGCCGCCAACCTGTCGAGCATGGCCCAGGGCGTTGGCTACACACTGGCTTCGATGGGGCCGTTCGCGGTGGGCTTGGTACACGACCTGACCGGGGGCTGGGCGGCGGTGGGCTGGATTTACGCCGTGCTGGGCGTCGGCGCGATCGTGTTCGGGTTGGGGGCAGGGCGAGCGCTGCATGTGCAGGTGACCAGCGAGAAGCTTTGA